One part of the Megachile rotundata isolate GNS110a chromosome 16, iyMegRotu1, whole genome shotgun sequence genome encodes these proteins:
- the PIG-S gene encoding phosphatidylinositol glycan anchor biosynthesis class S isoform X3: protein MEMSDLINLTIRFENEKYRIYASVSFAVLLLGIGVPLWWHTTTVPRVSLPYAGIERLSDLRLEIQTKLLVVTLSEERAESLTRDIEEAFRDVDVYRIRVEHRTISSSLMATAFTHHELEKIASTFDLEVGQLLLLETNNLNDAVLVGSKRTIYFSTETVGSTLIRVLSEWMLLEKSLNLTKNALTDPTRYSLDNENRRRFPASPTYDILITLVNPDPEKLKITWDLRAMTEEYVEPFLDEFSIFTNFSVKSQWLYFLPLDVNPKRVPDSGPLGRHFALPEDVLSQLVTPLEKKLASQVSLGPTINFVIYAVPCDTAPLHIYTRLGHRSKSNANIEAFLSPRWGGFVLINPPIEACVAAKNNGSVATIVPEETTVVGTFLAQLKLLLGVSEPKSINGVTTVPLVGLKPRDWEIDALLRVRTVEQLTSAKLTLQSLAQLLKEIGNIVITDVVGNRINTALQLVETSTEQLAYGDLTRAFLSSKEAFVTAEAAFSDPTLLALLYFPEDQKYAVYVPLFLPAMIPVLLSLKNIYRYYFVKRTDAAPK from the exons AGAAGTACAGGATTTATGCGAGCGTGTCTTTCGCCGTACTGCTACTAGGCATCGGAGTTCCTCTTTGGTGGCACACCACCACGGTACCGCGTGTTTCGCTTCCCTACGCTGGAATCGAGCGACTTTCGGATCTACGGCTCGAAATCCAAACGAAACTATTGGTGGTAACGCTTTCCGAAGAGCGAGCCGAATCGTTGACTCGCGATATAGAGGAAGCGTTTCGAGATGTCG ACGTGTATCGAATACGAGTGGAACACCGGACTATATCCAGCAGTTTAATGGCAACGGCGTTTACGCATCACGAACTGGAAAAGATAGCTTCCACTTTCGATCTCGAAGTTGGCCAACTTTTACTCTTGGAAACAAATAATTTGAACGATGCGGTTCTTGTCGGGTCGAAGAGAACCATCTACTTTTCCACGGAAACTG TCGGCTCTACTTTGATCCGTGTATTGTCGGAATGGATGTTACTCGAAAAGTCGTTGAATTTAACGAAAAATGCGCTCACCGACCCGACTCGATACAGCCTAGATAACGAAAACAGAAGAAGATTTCCTGCTAGTCCTACCTACGATATATTAATCACGCTCGTTAATCCCGATCCAGAAAAATTAAAGATCACATGGGATCTTCGTGCGATGACCGAGG AATACGTGGAACCGTTCCTtgatgaattttcaatttttaccaaCTTCTCCGTGAAATCACAGTGGCTGTACTTTCTTCCGTTGGACGTTAATCCGAAGCGAGTACCCGACAGTGGCCCGTTAGGAAGGCATTTCGCGCTACCGGAAGACGTGTTGTCGCAACTAGTCACACCATTGGAAAAGAAGTTAG CCTCGCAAGTTAGTCTCGGTCCAACCATCAATTTCGTAATCTATGCTGTTCCCTGTGACACTGCCCCGCTGCATATTTACACGCGTTTAGGTCACCGATCGAAATCCAACGCCAACATCGAAGCGTTTCTTTCGCCAAG GTGGGGTGGCTTCGTCTTGATCAATCCACCCATCGAAGCATGTGTGGCTGCAAAAAACAACGGATCGGTCGCCACCATTGTTCCCGAAGAGACTACTGTCGTTGGAACTTTCCTGGCCCAACTGAAGCTTCTTCTAGGCGTTTCTGAACCG aAATCCATAAACGGTGTAACTACCGTTCCGTTGGTGGGATTGAAACCACGCGACTGGGAGATCGATGCCTTGCTACGTGTCCGTACGGTTGAACAATTGACTTCCGCCAAATTGACTTTACAATCGCTTGCTCAACTTCTTAAGGAGATCGGTAATATCGTCATCACGGACGTCGTAGGGAACAGGATAAACACTGCTCTACAATTGGTGGAGACCTCTACCGAACAGTTGGCATACGGAGACCTAACTCGAGCCTTTCTGTCGAGCAAAGAAGCGTTCGTCACCGCAGAGGCGGCATTTTCGGATCCCACGCTCTTAGCTTTGCTCTACTTTCCCGAGGATCAAAA ATACGCTGTATACGTACCACTATTTCTGCCGGCTATGATACCAGTGTTGCTTTCTTTAAAAAACATATATCGTTATTATTTCGTTAAAAGGACCGATGCCGCGCCAAAGTGA
- the PIG-S gene encoding phosphatidylinositol glycan anchor biosynthesis class S isoform X1, translating to MAIQISKNKFPYSDDGNLNNVSSLLRVYFLITIVREWTEPTSKSVGERTFCIFSILPWIRNKEKYRIYASVSFAVLLLGIGVPLWWHTTTVPRVSLPYAGIERLSDLRLEIQTKLLVVTLSEERAESLTRDIEEAFRDVDVYRIRVEHRTISSSLMATAFTHHELEKIASTFDLEVGQLLLLETNNLNDAVLVGSKRTIYFSTETVGSTLIRVLSEWMLLEKSLNLTKNALTDPTRYSLDNENRRRFPASPTYDILITLVNPDPEKLKITWDLRAMTEEYVEPFLDEFSIFTNFSVKSQWLYFLPLDVNPKRVPDSGPLGRHFALPEDVLSQLVTPLEKKLASQVSLGPTINFVIYAVPCDTAPLHIYTRLGHRSKSNANIEAFLSPRWGGFVLINPPIEACVAAKNNGSVATIVPEETTVVGTFLAQLKLLLGVSEPKSINGVTTVPLVGLKPRDWEIDALLRVRTVEQLTSAKLTLQSLAQLLKEIGNIVITDVVGNRINTALQLVETSTEQLAYGDLTRAFLSSKEAFVTAEAAFSDPTLLALLYFPEDQKYAVYVPLFLPAMIPVLLSLKNIYRYYFVKRTDAAPK from the exons ATGGCAATTCAAATATCTAAGAATAAATTTCCCTATTCTGACGACGGAAATCTGAACAATGTATCTAGTTTATTAAGAGTTTACTTTCTTATCACGATTGTACGCGAATGGACAGAACCAACTTCGAAATCGGTTGGCGAACGAACGTTCTGcattttttccattttaccatGGATCAGAAACAAAG AGAAGTACAGGATTTATGCGAGCGTGTCTTTCGCCGTACTGCTACTAGGCATCGGAGTTCCTCTTTGGTGGCACACCACCACGGTACCGCGTGTTTCGCTTCCCTACGCTGGAATCGAGCGACTTTCGGATCTACGGCTCGAAATCCAAACGAAACTATTGGTGGTAACGCTTTCCGAAGAGCGAGCCGAATCGTTGACTCGCGATATAGAGGAAGCGTTTCGAGATGTCG ACGTGTATCGAATACGAGTGGAACACCGGACTATATCCAGCAGTTTAATGGCAACGGCGTTTACGCATCACGAACTGGAAAAGATAGCTTCCACTTTCGATCTCGAAGTTGGCCAACTTTTACTCTTGGAAACAAATAATTTGAACGATGCGGTTCTTGTCGGGTCGAAGAGAACCATCTACTTTTCCACGGAAACTG TCGGCTCTACTTTGATCCGTGTATTGTCGGAATGGATGTTACTCGAAAAGTCGTTGAATTTAACGAAAAATGCGCTCACCGACCCGACTCGATACAGCCTAGATAACGAAAACAGAAGAAGATTTCCTGCTAGTCCTACCTACGATATATTAATCACGCTCGTTAATCCCGATCCAGAAAAATTAAAGATCACATGGGATCTTCGTGCGATGACCGAGG AATACGTGGAACCGTTCCTtgatgaattttcaatttttaccaaCTTCTCCGTGAAATCACAGTGGCTGTACTTTCTTCCGTTGGACGTTAATCCGAAGCGAGTACCCGACAGTGGCCCGTTAGGAAGGCATTTCGCGCTACCGGAAGACGTGTTGTCGCAACTAGTCACACCATTGGAAAAGAAGTTAG CCTCGCAAGTTAGTCTCGGTCCAACCATCAATTTCGTAATCTATGCTGTTCCCTGTGACACTGCCCCGCTGCATATTTACACGCGTTTAGGTCACCGATCGAAATCCAACGCCAACATCGAAGCGTTTCTTTCGCCAAG GTGGGGTGGCTTCGTCTTGATCAATCCACCCATCGAAGCATGTGTGGCTGCAAAAAACAACGGATCGGTCGCCACCATTGTTCCCGAAGAGACTACTGTCGTTGGAACTTTCCTGGCCCAACTGAAGCTTCTTCTAGGCGTTTCTGAACCG aAATCCATAAACGGTGTAACTACCGTTCCGTTGGTGGGATTGAAACCACGCGACTGGGAGATCGATGCCTTGCTACGTGTCCGTACGGTTGAACAATTGACTTCCGCCAAATTGACTTTACAATCGCTTGCTCAACTTCTTAAGGAGATCGGTAATATCGTCATCACGGACGTCGTAGGGAACAGGATAAACACTGCTCTACAATTGGTGGAGACCTCTACCGAACAGTTGGCATACGGAGACCTAACTCGAGCCTTTCTGTCGAGCAAAGAAGCGTTCGTCACCGCAGAGGCGGCATTTTCGGATCCCACGCTCTTAGCTTTGCTCTACTTTCCCGAGGATCAAAA ATACGCTGTATACGTACCACTATTTCTGCCGGCTATGATACCAGTGTTGCTTTCTTTAAAAAACATATATCGTTATTATTTCGTTAAAAGGACCGATGCCGCGCCAAAGTGA
- the PIG-S gene encoding phosphatidylinositol glycan anchor biosynthesis class S isoform X2 has protein sequence MDRPAGGWTSLLPDSEESRLEREAKSLSSDKQSKKYRIYASVSFAVLLLGIGVPLWWHTTTVPRVSLPYAGIERLSDLRLEIQTKLLVVTLSEERAESLTRDIEEAFRDVDVYRIRVEHRTISSSLMATAFTHHELEKIASTFDLEVGQLLLLETNNLNDAVLVGSKRTIYFSTETVGSTLIRVLSEWMLLEKSLNLTKNALTDPTRYSLDNENRRRFPASPTYDILITLVNPDPEKLKITWDLRAMTEEYVEPFLDEFSIFTNFSVKSQWLYFLPLDVNPKRVPDSGPLGRHFALPEDVLSQLVTPLEKKLASQVSLGPTINFVIYAVPCDTAPLHIYTRLGHRSKSNANIEAFLSPRWGGFVLINPPIEACVAAKNNGSVATIVPEETTVVGTFLAQLKLLLGVSEPKSINGVTTVPLVGLKPRDWEIDALLRVRTVEQLTSAKLTLQSLAQLLKEIGNIVITDVVGNRINTALQLVETSTEQLAYGDLTRAFLSSKEAFVTAEAAFSDPTLLALLYFPEDQKYAVYVPLFLPAMIPVLLSLKNIYRYYFVKRTDAAPK, from the exons AGAAGTACAGGATTTATGCGAGCGTGTCTTTCGCCGTACTGCTACTAGGCATCGGAGTTCCTCTTTGGTGGCACACCACCACGGTACCGCGTGTTTCGCTTCCCTACGCTGGAATCGAGCGACTTTCGGATCTACGGCTCGAAATCCAAACGAAACTATTGGTGGTAACGCTTTCCGAAGAGCGAGCCGAATCGTTGACTCGCGATATAGAGGAAGCGTTTCGAGATGTCG ACGTGTATCGAATACGAGTGGAACACCGGACTATATCCAGCAGTTTAATGGCAACGGCGTTTACGCATCACGAACTGGAAAAGATAGCTTCCACTTTCGATCTCGAAGTTGGCCAACTTTTACTCTTGGAAACAAATAATTTGAACGATGCGGTTCTTGTCGGGTCGAAGAGAACCATCTACTTTTCCACGGAAACTG TCGGCTCTACTTTGATCCGTGTATTGTCGGAATGGATGTTACTCGAAAAGTCGTTGAATTTAACGAAAAATGCGCTCACCGACCCGACTCGATACAGCCTAGATAACGAAAACAGAAGAAGATTTCCTGCTAGTCCTACCTACGATATATTAATCACGCTCGTTAATCCCGATCCAGAAAAATTAAAGATCACATGGGATCTTCGTGCGATGACCGAGG AATACGTGGAACCGTTCCTtgatgaattttcaatttttaccaaCTTCTCCGTGAAATCACAGTGGCTGTACTTTCTTCCGTTGGACGTTAATCCGAAGCGAGTACCCGACAGTGGCCCGTTAGGAAGGCATTTCGCGCTACCGGAAGACGTGTTGTCGCAACTAGTCACACCATTGGAAAAGAAGTTAG CCTCGCAAGTTAGTCTCGGTCCAACCATCAATTTCGTAATCTATGCTGTTCCCTGTGACACTGCCCCGCTGCATATTTACACGCGTTTAGGTCACCGATCGAAATCCAACGCCAACATCGAAGCGTTTCTTTCGCCAAG GTGGGGTGGCTTCGTCTTGATCAATCCACCCATCGAAGCATGTGTGGCTGCAAAAAACAACGGATCGGTCGCCACCATTGTTCCCGAAGAGACTACTGTCGTTGGAACTTTCCTGGCCCAACTGAAGCTTCTTCTAGGCGTTTCTGAACCG aAATCCATAAACGGTGTAACTACCGTTCCGTTGGTGGGATTGAAACCACGCGACTGGGAGATCGATGCCTTGCTACGTGTCCGTACGGTTGAACAATTGACTTCCGCCAAATTGACTTTACAATCGCTTGCTCAACTTCTTAAGGAGATCGGTAATATCGTCATCACGGACGTCGTAGGGAACAGGATAAACACTGCTCTACAATTGGTGGAGACCTCTACCGAACAGTTGGCATACGGAGACCTAACTCGAGCCTTTCTGTCGAGCAAAGAAGCGTTCGTCACCGCAGAGGCGGCATTTTCGGATCCCACGCTCTTAGCTTTGCTCTACTTTCCCGAGGATCAAAA ATACGCTGTATACGTACCACTATTTCTGCCGGCTATGATACCAGTGTTGCTTTCTTTAAAAAACATATATCGTTATTATTTCGTTAAAAGGACCGATGCCGCGCCAAAGTGA